From the Amia ocellicauda isolate fAmiCal2 chromosome 12, fAmiCal2.hap1, whole genome shotgun sequence genome, the window ttttcacactttcaacaatataaaatacttgTGTTATTTCTTGGATCTCTGTAACCTAAATACAACATTAACCAAAACACTCCCAAATTGTAAAACCCCATCATGGCACCTTAAAAGGTCTTGACACTGGTCTTCTAGATGTTCAGATTTTAACAGACCTCACTGCAATGTTGCTTGTGTGTTCttcttttgtatttctttcttttgctttGTACTCCAAAGTCATTCTGTTACAGAGTGTATGTTGTTTTACATAAacgcacacacatgtatatattgcATAAAGATCTATTCTAGATGTTCTCCAGGTAGACAATTCACTCCAATTCAATGGTATGTGATGTATACCAGGAAAAAAGAACATACAAACTCATGAACACTAGAGGGCAGCATTTGACACACTTGAACAAAAGGTCTTCTTTCAGGAGCTGCAGTGTTGAGTGTACTGGAAATATGTCGGCCCTAACCCAGTTGGCTGAGGGAATTGGAGATGGAATTAGATGGAATTAGATGGAATTAGAGGAAACAggctacacacatacacacacatgcacgcacgcatgcacgcacactcagacgcacacaaaatcaatcaaacaatctGTATTGAATAGTGCGCTCTTTTCTTTCCGATCACAGTGGTAACAGCACCTGCAGCCATAACTAATATGGTTTCTAGTTTGATTGCTTCTCAAGTCGGACCGGGAAGAAGAGGCATTACTGTCAGTGTGGCTCAGTTCTCTGATCAAAAGTAGGAATATACTGGGGCTTGGTTCCCATGTAGTCTTCTCAGTATAAAGGCAGTGGACTTGATTATCTCACAAGGGCTTCCTTTCACTTCACATGGGCCTGTTTTTGAACGTATGCTACATTCAAACGGCATCCCAAGACACCTGGACTGTCTTGGGCCTTCCGGAAGTCGGGAGCCTTGTATGGAAGTACTGTATATGAAATGAGAATAAGATGTTTATTAGTTATCATAAACTGAATAATTTCATTGCAAAGCTCTAACTAATAAAACAATGGAGACGGAGTTGTAAATTGTCATATTTATTGATAAGATTAATTATTTAAGTCCATAAAGGATGCATTGCAGACAGTTAGTGAGACCGATGCAGCTGGTTAAAGCGTTCCATTTGTTGTGGGCACAGTTGTTGTGGGCACAGTTGTTGTGGGCACAGTTGTTGTGGGCACAGTTGTTGTGGCTGCGGTTGTTGTTGCTGGGGTTCGTGTTGCTGCTGCCAACAGTCGAATTAAATACGTGAGAATCTCGAACGCCTGCATTCCCTCCTGTCAAAGAGAATAGGGAAGTTTTATATTCTGTCATGTTAATGATATAACATTTCATGACATTATATTGTGTTATGTTGTATTGTATAATTAGGTGTGTCTTAATGCAAGGAGTGTTTGAGAAGTCAGTTTTGGACCCCTCTAATATAATATGCAGCTTTTCCAGATAGaggtaaaaaaacacaaattgatACAAGAGCTCAAAGACATGTCCTGTCAACTGTGGATCCATTAAACATCCCTTCTGAGCTCCTATTAAATGTTCACTGGGTGATGGGCTGTATGGAAGGATAAATGTGTTGGCTCTAGTCTTATTAAAATCTGGGTCTGTTTCCTGTTTATAAGGTTTAGTTTTAATTCCTgaaatgcatgtgtttattGTTTGCACTCACTTCACTGGAGGAGATGGAACGATCGAGGTGGAGAGGAAAATCCTCTTCAtcctggaacacaggagcatgAATACAAGCCTCTCAAAGCCATTTTGATATTACCAGATCTGCCCTATCGTATTTAAATGACCATATTTGTAACCAAAGAAGGAACAGTCAGTGTAAAGCTGTTGATGAGAGGACATGGACTTTCTCCAAAGCAAATACAATAGAGGACAAATGCCTGTTCTAGCAAAAACTAGCCCCCATCTTACCAATCACAGCTACACATACTGACGCACATACATTTATTGTGTCCTTTAAGTCACTTGCCATTTCCCTTATCTTAAACTATATGTTTTTAGGTATGTAAAACACACCTCTACAACACCAAACAATACATATGTATAAAACATGCACTGAATAATTTTTAGAAACACCTACATGtagaaacaagaaacaaattatattttttgtgttattattgtaaaacattttcatttaatcacTAGTATCCCCAACATTCAAGAATAACTGGTAAAACAATAAACATAGAAACAAATTGAAcatcaaaacaacaaaagattgTCTTGATATAGTAGTACAAAGTAGAAACaatattttgtatacatttaggAATATATACTTGAATAACATATTTTCAaggatttgttttttgaaaaCTGTAAGCTCTGTAGTATTATTAATGATGATACAtgtgtgtacatttattatttctgttctGCAGAAACAGGATCAATCAcaagtatttgtaattcataatATAAGCACATGTAAATTGAAGATACTTACTGGAATAGCAGCATTGAGTGCGATGAAGCAAACCAAAAACACAACTGTCTTCATGGTTTAAAGATGTCTTAAATAAAAGGCCATTAAATATATTCAGTAGGcagaaaaaagtatatatatataaatactgtaagcatatgtaatggaaaTAAAACTCACCTGTTTACTGCTGAAGGTAGATCCAGCACACAAGTAGCTCCAGCAGAATGAAACTGACCAGGTCCAATTTAAATACCTTTCAGGCAGAAAACCCCCCTAATTAAGGAAGATAAATGATTTTGAAATAATACACACAAGTGTAATGTGGCAATAGATAACTCTTACACACACCCTTGGGtaaacatatttacatatttgtggTTAATGTGTGTGGTGTCTGTTAGGCAGCAGACTATCACAAGTTCTCCAGAATCCCTTCAACACATTCCATATCAATGATCGGTATTATCAAATAAACATACCAATGAAAATGAGACAGtaacaacaacatcaaaaagGAGGGTCCATAAACTTGATTAATCACAGGAAGAAGGTTTTTAAGATTCGGATGGAAATGAGAAACATCTCATACTTCTGAGTGTAattcttttttggggggtggaggagggggagggaaggagggcaGTTAAATACCATCTGTATCTTTTGATTTTACACCTGAATGTATGACAGACAGTATGAGCAGACTTGGCAGATGGAGAGAATACTGTCCTtaattattaaagaatgtgttttAGTAAGTTGGTTTTTCTAATGAGGGAACACTTGTATTTTCTTGATTCGCTTTACAGGAATAGCTTGGTTCACAGCCTGTGGCTTCAGATTGCAAACCCAGTCTCGGGTTTTTGGAATTCTCCCATGAAaattacaaagttgttgaaatcTTAAGACCTGACAAACCATTTTAtacaaaaactaacaaaaacaagtgtaaaacaacaaaatgagCATGTCACCCAAACTTTTAATTGTTTGAGGCCCACAGTTATGATTTTTATTCATAACCATTTGTGTTATGAAGCCTAGACGGCTGAAAATGACAATAAGTAATCTCATAATGTATCACTGTATTTTGTTAGCTTAAGCCTGCCTTTAACTGCTCACCACAAAGCCATTGTTATGATTGGTTTACAGACTGAGCACAACACAGATGTGAGACACAACTGCATTGGAAAGTACAAGTGTAATTCGCAGGATTATAAAAGCAGTAGCTGGTATTACAATGGCTCTTAAAGGTGTGTGATGAATCACTGGCTGTATGGTAAATACTACAGGGAAAAGGTAAAGGGGTCAATACTGGGCCAGCCTGAgaataaaatagcacccttgGCAAACTTGTACCATGTTTTAGATACTGGAGcatacttttaaatatatatgtataaaatgtgtaatattcCAGATGACTGAGTTTAGACATTATCACTTGTATCAGAATAGTGtgattggagagagagagagagagagagagagagagagagagagatgtaaatATTGGCAGTTGATTATACTGCTCTCTTCCCACTTTGTAGGCattatgtctgtctgtcattaATCATTGAAGGgtccttttaaaataatgttgttgttttcttttcaaatagGCCCAGTTATGCATTTGAAGTCTGCAATTTGAGCTCAGTTTCTGTCCAGTTGGTC encodes:
- the LOC136763982 gene encoding hepatitis A virus cellular receptor 1, coding for MKTVVFLVCFIALNAAIPDEEDFPLHLDRSISSSEEGMQAFEILTYLIRLLAAATRTPATTTAATTTVPTTTVPTTTVPTTTVPTTNGTL